A section of the Phacochoerus africanus isolate WHEZ1 chromosome 4, ROS_Pafr_v1, whole genome shotgun sequence genome encodes:
- the ZFTA gene encoding LOW QUALITY PROTEIN: zinc finger translocation-associated protein (The sequence of the model RefSeq protein was modified relative to this genomic sequence to represent the inferred CDS: deleted 2 bases in 2 codons) produces MEPSGDHRSRSGGGRGGPGPAAASARGRRLPPSGSSGGAEPEEDDGGQELQLEGGALGSWGSAPLPSSRARGPASSGRKYSDHCEARASRPGKSRIPGRDHRRYYHDHWRLEYLMDFNPARHGMVCMVCGSSLATLKLSTIKRHIRQKHPYSLHWSPREKEVISNSWDAHLGLGACGEAEGLGAQGPEEEEEEEEEEEEEGAGLPACPSKGPGKAPAGGGDRRQRRGGPVAPRARRRRLSASRRAGGSRGLGPRRLERRLKESLQNWFRAECLMDYDPRGNRLVCMACGQALPSLHLDDIRSHVLEVHPSSLGLSGPQRSALLQAWRGQPEALSELTQSPADDDLVPQDLTRKSRDSASAAGAPSSQDLSPPDVKEEAGWVPERPGLAEEEELEEGERVGVQDTAPRGRNRRRHYRERWRLEYLMELDGGRRGLVCMVCGGALASLKMSTIKRHIRQRHPGSTRLGGPVKALIAQEWSDKAAHLLALGLPCPESPRDPAAPSTAAASEEGGGEEEEEPEEEEEWWGDVPLSPGEPSERPAEEEDDDEDGPEPGGLAFPPLPPPPPPPPPPPPRSREQRRNYQPRWRGEYLMDYDGSRRGLVCMVCGGALATLKVSTIKRHILQVHPFSMDFTPEERQTILEAYEEAALRCYGHEGFGPPAPAPRDGGADLKAGAVCRA; encoded by the exons GGCAAGAGCTTCAGCTGGAAGGGGGTGCCTTGGGGTCCTGGGGGAGTGCCCCCCTGCCCTCTTCCAGGGCCAGGGGACCCGCATCTTCAGGCAGGAAATACTCAGACCACTGTGAGGCCCGGGCCTCAAGGCCTGGAAAGAGCCGCATCCCCGGCCGTGACCACCGGCGCTACTACCACGACCACTGGAGGCTGGAGTACCTGATGGACTTCAACCCTGCCCGGCACGGCATGGTGTGCATGGTGTGTGGCAGCTCCCTGGCCACTCTCAAGCTCAGCACCATCAAGCGGCACATCCGCCAAAAGCATCCCTACTCCCTGCATTGGAGTCCCCGGGAGAAGGAAGTCATCAGCAACAGCTGGGATGCCCACTTGGGGCTGGGGGCCTGTGGCGAGGCCGAGggcctgggggcccaggggcctgaggaggaggaggaggaagaagaggaggaggaggaggaaggggctggcCTCCCAGCTTGCCCGTCCAAGGGCCCAG GCAAAGCCCCAGCTGGTGGGGGTGACCGGCGCCAGCGGCGAGGGGGCCCAGTGGCACCCCGGGCTCGGCGTCGGCGCCTGTCGGCCTCCCGGAGGgctgggggcagcagggggctgggTCCCCGGCGCCTGGAGCGGAGGCTGAAGGAGTCCCTGCAGAACTGGTTCCGGGCAGAGTGTCTCATGGACTATGACCCGCGGGGGAACCGGCTGGTGTGCATGGCCTGTGGCCAGGCACTGCCCAGCTTGCACCTGGACGACATCCGTTCCCATGTGCTGGAGGTGCACCCCAGCTCCCTGGGGCTCAGTGGCCCCCAGCGCAGCGCCCTGTTGCAGGCCTGGCGTGGCCAGCCTGAGGCACTATCTGAGCTCACCCAGTCCCCTGCAG ACGATGACCTCGTCCCCCAGGACCTGACCAGAAAGAGCCGGGACTCGGCCTCCGCTGCTGGAGCCCCTTCCTCTCAGGATCTCAGCCCTCCAGACGTAAAGGAAGAGGCTGGCTGGGTCCCTGAGAGGCCCGggctggcagaggaggaggagctggaggagggcgAGAGGGTGGGGGTCCAGGACACGGCTCCGCGGGGCCGCAACCGGCGCCGTCACTACCGGGAGCGCTGGCGGCTGGAGTACCTCATGGAGTTGGACGGCGGCCGGCGCGGCCTGGTGTGCATGGTGTGC GGGGGCGCGCTGGCCTCGCTCAAGATGAGCACCATCAAGCGGCACATCCGCCAGCGCCACCCGGGCTCCACGCGCCTCGGCGGGCCGGTCAAGGCCCTCATCGCCCAGGAGTGGAGCGACAAGGCCGCCCACCTGCTGGCCCTGGGGCTGCCGTGCCCCGAGTCCCCCAGGGACCCTGCCGCCCCCAGCACAGCCGCAGCCTccgaggaggggggaggggaagaggaggaggagccggaggaggaggaggagtggtggG GCGACGTCCCGCTTTCCCCTGGGGAACCGTCAGAGCGGCCCGCTGAGGAGGAGGACGACGACGAGGACGGCCCAGAGCCCGGGGGCCTGGCCTTtccgcccctgcccccgcccccgcctccgccgcccccgccgcccccccgcAGCCGAGAACAGAGGCGGAACTACCAGCCGCGCTGGCGGGGCGAGTACCTGATGGACTACGACGGCAGCCGGCGCGGCCTGGTGTGCATGGTGTGC GGGGGCGCGCTGGCCACGCTCAAGGTCAGCACCATCAAACGGCACATCCTGCAGGTGCACCCCTTCTCCATGGACTTCACGCCTGAGGAACGCCAGACCATCCTGGAGGCCTACGAGGAGGCGGCGCTGCGTTGCTACGGCCATGAGGGCTTCGGGCCACCGGCCCCGGCGCCGCGCGACGGCGGCGCGGACCTCAAGGCGGGCGCCGTGTGTCGGGCGTAG